In the genome of Cryptomeria japonica chromosome 8, Sugi_1.0, whole genome shotgun sequence, one region contains:
- the LOC131069286 gene encoding chemocyanin-like, whose translation MAMRTAGVLFVVGSLLSFLVACQATKVYTIGDEAGWTLSYDYHNVVVVAVEAVFSYIHNEMSIHNVVSVNRTAYAKCVNHPNMGLYESGSDKIVLSTPGHMWFICRTPGHYESSMKLKINVRKPHPNKHKTPSPAPAPTTEGIPASSPASAPAPAHTTEGIPAYSPASSPASTPASASDPIFLKRLTWLPWHLKDLFAFCL comes from the exons ATGGCAATGAGAACGGCTGGTGTATTATTCGTTGTGGGCTCTCTGTTATCATTTCTGGTGGCATGTCAGGCTACTAAGGTATACACCATTGGAGATGAAGCAGGTTGGACATTGAGCTATGATTATCACAA TGTTGTGGTTGTGGCTGTGGAAGCAGTGTTTAGCTACATCCATAATGAGATGAGCATTCATAATGTGGTGAGTGTAAATAGAACAGCATATGCAAAGTGCGTTAACCATCCGAACATGGGACTCTATGAAAGCGGAAGTGATAAGATAGTTTTAAGCACCCCGGGACATATGTGGTTTATTTGCAGAACGCCCGGTCACTATGAAAGCAGCATGAAACTTAAAATCAATGTGAGAAAACCACACCCCAATAAGCACAAGACTCCTTCTCCTGCTCCTGCACCCACAACTGAAGGAATTCCTGCTTCATCTCCTGCGTCTGCTCCTGCTCCTGCACACACAACTGAAGGAATTCCTGCTTATTCTCCTGCATCTTCTCCTGCGTCTACTCCTGCTTCTGCTTCTGATCCAATCTTTCTCAAACGGTTAACTTGGCTTCCATGGCATTTAAAGGACTTATTCGCTTTCTGTCTATAG
- the LOC131069285 gene encoding mavicyanin-like, translating into MAMGTAGVLFVVGSLLSFLVACQDTKVYTIGDESGWTLGYDYHKWAAGKKFHVGDTLVFNYIHNEMSIHNVVRVNRTAYAKCVSDPNMGLYVSGSDKIVLSAPGRMWFICGTPGHCESGMKLKINVRKPHLNKHNIPPPSPAPTTEGIPPPSPVSAPAPTDTT; encoded by the exons ATGGCAATGGGAACGGCTGGTGTATTGTTTGTTGTGGGTTCTCTGTTATCATTTTTGGTGGCATGTCAGGATACTAAGGTATACACCATTGGAGATGAATCAGGTTGGACATTGGGCTATGATTATCACAAGTGGGCAGCAGGCAAAAAATTCCATGTTGGAGATACGCTGG TGTTTAACTACATCCATAATGAGATGAGCATTCATAATGTGGTGAGAGTAAACAGAACAGCATATGCAAAGTGCGTTAGCGATCCGAACATGGGACTCTATGTAAGCGGAAGCGATAAGATAGTTTTAAGCGCCCCGGGACGTATGTGGTTTATTTGTGGAACGCCCGGTCATTGTGAAAGCGGCATGAAACTTAAAATCAATGTGAGAAAACCACACCTCAATAAGCacaatattcctcctccttctcctgCACCCACAACTGAAGgaattcctcctccttctcctGTGTCTGCTCCTGCTCCTACAGACACAACTTAA